The proteins below are encoded in one region of Methylobacillus flagellatus KT:
- a CDS encoding FxDxF family PEP-CTERM protein has translation MKAMNLKAILLAVSLIGASAGAYANPVLGPDQNASPDIEVYNFVHEGFIGAGTFTHWLAFDIEGYRSVNATISASTPLGTISFEDFDLYTAIDGTLLQEGDTSTPLPVLSFGYLTGNVDGPATYWLKITGSADFPDGFNATYAGTITAAVPEPSTYGMLALGLGLIGFAARGRSKFSA, from the coding sequence ATGAAAGCAATGAATCTCAAGGCAATTCTGCTGGCTGTTTCTCTGATTGGCGCATCTGCTGGTGCTTACGCCAATCCAGTTCTGGGTCCTGATCAAAATGCATCTCCAGATATAGAAGTCTATAACTTCGTTCATGAAGGTTTTATTGGGGCTGGCACCTTTACTCACTGGCTTGCATTTGATATTGAGGGATACCGCTCTGTCAACGCAACTATCAGCGCCAGCACTCCACTCGGCACCATTTCTTTCGAAGACTTCGATCTCTACACTGCTATTGATGGCACGCTGTTACAGGAAGGTGACACTTCTACCCCACTTCCAGTACTGTCTTTCGGTTACCTGACTGGTAATGTAGATGGTCCTGCAACATACTGGTTGAAGATCACAGGGTCAGCCGATTTTCCTGATGGCTTCAATGCAACCTATGCTGGTACCATCACTGCTGCCGTTCCCGAGCCAAGCACCTACGGCATGCTGGCACTGGGCCTGGGCCTGATCGGCTTCGCAGCACGCGGCCGTTCCAAGTTCTCCGCCTAA
- the nagZ gene encoding beta-N-acetylhexosaminidase has protein sequence MTLGPIMLDVVGTELTQEDIRRIRHPLVGGVILFARNFESPAQLKALTDSIHAVRQPPLLIAVDHEGGRVQRFREGFTRIPPMREFGKIWDEHPRKARQLAEEAGWIIAAELRAHGIDFSFTPVLDMDYGESQVIGDRAFHGDRQAINELAFSLMQGLKRGGMAAVGKHFPGHGYVVADSHVAIPVDERDFDQIASTDMQTFRQLIDDGIQAIMPAHVIYPKVDNKPAGFSERWLQKVLRQRLGFNGVIFSDDLSMEGAGVVGDVTQRALAALNAGCDMVLLCNQPDKADELLANLKWDIQAQSLARLARMHGGRHPSSMVALHEDPDFMHAVHRVGQVGKADGDLPFA, from the coding sequence ATGACACTAGGCCCCATCATGCTCGATGTCGTCGGCACCGAGCTTACCCAGGAAGACATTCGCCGCATCCGCCATCCCCTGGTAGGTGGCGTCATTCTTTTCGCGCGCAATTTCGAGTCGCCAGCCCAGCTCAAGGCGCTGACGGACAGCATCCATGCCGTGCGCCAGCCCCCCTTGCTGATTGCGGTCGATCATGAAGGAGGGCGCGTGCAGCGTTTCCGCGAGGGTTTCACGCGAATCCCGCCCATGCGAGAGTTCGGCAAGATCTGGGACGAGCACCCGCGCAAGGCGAGGCAACTGGCGGAGGAGGCGGGCTGGATTATTGCGGCAGAGCTACGCGCCCATGGTATTGATTTCAGCTTCACGCCCGTGCTCGATATGGATTATGGCGAAAGCCAGGTGATCGGCGACCGCGCCTTCCATGGCGACAGGCAAGCCATCAACGAACTGGCGTTTTCCCTGATGCAGGGCCTCAAGCGCGGCGGCATGGCGGCCGTGGGCAAACATTTCCCCGGCCATGGCTATGTGGTGGCGGATTCTCATGTAGCGATTCCCGTGGACGAGCGCGATTTCGACCAGATCGCTTCAACGGATATGCAAACCTTCCGCCAGCTCATCGACGACGGCATCCAGGCCATCATGCCTGCCCATGTCATCTATCCCAAGGTGGACAACAAGCCCGCAGGTTTTTCCGAGCGCTGGCTGCAAAAAGTCCTGCGCCAGAGGCTGGGTTTCAACGGCGTGATCTTCAGCGACGACCTTTCCATGGAAGGCGCAGGCGTGGTGGGAGACGTGACCCAGCGTGCGCTGGCGGCGCTCAACGCGGGCTGCGACATGGTGCTGCTGTGCAACCAGCCCGACAAGGCGGACGAACTGCTTGCCAATCTGAAATGGGACATCCAGGCGCAAAGCCTGGCACGGCTTGCCCGCATGCATGGCGGGCGGCACCCTTCCAGCATGGTGGCCTTGCATGAAGATCCTGACTTCATGCACGCGGTGCACCGGGTCGGACAGGTGGGCAAGGCAGATGGGGATTTGCCGTTTGCGTGA
- a CDS encoding queuosine precursor transporter — MPQRAYRYYDVVMVAFVVVLVCYNLIGPAKVAQLDFPLVGTLTFGAGVLFFPISYVFGDVLTEVYGYARSRRVIWTGFAALAFASAMAWIIVALPPAPFWENQRAYEIAFGSAWRISLAGLIAFACGEFVNAMVLAKMKVWTEGRWLWMRTIGSTITGEGVDSLLFYPLAFYGSGIIPDDKLPLVMLAQFLAKTGVEVVLTPVTYRVVAFLKRAENEDYYDRHTDFNPFRLQ; from the coding sequence ATGCCGCAGCGCGCTTACCGGTACTATGATGTCGTCATGGTGGCGTTTGTGGTGGTACTGGTCTGCTACAACCTCATCGGCCCGGCCAAGGTTGCCCAGCTCGATTTTCCGCTGGTCGGCACCCTCACTTTCGGCGCCGGTGTGCTGTTTTTCCCGATTTCCTACGTGTTTGGTGATGTGTTGACCGAAGTCTACGGTTACGCCCGCTCGCGCCGCGTGATCTGGACGGGGTTTGCCGCACTGGCATTCGCTTCTGCAATGGCCTGGATCATCGTCGCCTTGCCGCCGGCCCCATTCTGGGAGAATCAACGCGCCTATGAAATCGCGTTTGGGTCGGCGTGGCGCATCTCACTGGCCGGCTTGATCGCCTTTGCCTGCGGCGAGTTCGTCAATGCCATGGTGCTGGCAAAAATGAAGGTCTGGACCGAAGGGCGCTGGCTCTGGATGCGCACCATAGGTTCCACCATCACCGGCGAAGGCGTGGATTCGCTGTTGTTCTATCCGCTGGCTTTCTATGGCAGCGGCATCATCCCGGACGACAAATTGCCGTTGGTGATGCTGGCGCAATTTCTCGCCAAGACCGGGGTTGAGGTAGTATTGACGCCGGTGACCTACCGCGTGGTGGCATTCCTCAAGCGTGCCGAGAACGAGGACTACTACGACAGGCATACCGATTTCAATCCATTCCGCCTGCAATAG
- a CDS encoding ABC transporter permease: MKRWPSWVLVFWLVAVACSLLFDLKPDDIDLTQVLLAPGTHHVLGTDDLGRDIAARIAAGAGVSMLVALLVTAVTLSVGTAIGLLAGYCGGWVDRALMQVTDVFLAFPGILLAIAFAAVLGPGLDNLLLALCLTSWVGYARLTRAQALSLRQRQHVQAAQSLGASAGRIMRKHMLPLLAAPLVVEATYSIAGLVIAEASLSFLGLGIQAPHASWGAMLRDGVRYLLVAPHYILVVGISLMSVVLAVNVLGDQLRDAWDVRRAGD; this comes from the coding sequence GTGAAGCGCTGGCCCTCTTGGGTGTTGGTCTTCTGGCTCGTGGCCGTGGCATGCTCGCTATTGTTCGACCTGAAGCCGGATGATATCGACTTGACACAAGTACTGCTTGCACCAGGCACACATCACGTCCTCGGTACTGACGACCTGGGCCGCGATATCGCCGCACGGATTGCCGCCGGGGCGGGTGTCTCTATGCTGGTGGCATTGCTGGTGACGGCTGTGACACTGAGCGTAGGTACCGCAATTGGATTGCTGGCCGGTTATTGCGGCGGCTGGGTGGACCGGGCACTGATGCAGGTGACCGACGTATTCCTGGCTTTCCCCGGCATCCTGCTGGCGATTGCATTTGCCGCCGTGCTGGGGCCTGGCCTCGACAACCTGCTGCTGGCATTGTGCCTGACTTCCTGGGTGGGTTATGCCCGCCTGACGCGCGCGCAAGCGCTGAGCCTGCGCCAGCGCCAGCATGTGCAGGCGGCGCAATCGCTGGGAGCATCGGCAGGCCGCATCATGCGCAAGCACATGCTGCCCCTGTTGGCGGCGCCATTGGTGGTGGAGGCGACCTATAGCATCGCCGGCCTGGTGATTGCCGAAGCCAGCCTCTCTTTCCTCGGGCTGGGTATCCAGGCACCACATGCATCCTGGGGTGCCATGCTCAGGGATGGGGTGCGCTATTTACTGGTCGCGCCACATTACATACTGGTGGTTGGCATCAGCCTGATGTCGGTGGTGCTGGCGGTCAATGTGCTGGGAGACCAGCTACGTGATGCCTGGGATGTCAGGCGTGCCGGGGATTGA